The Chitinophaga sp. H8 genome contains a region encoding:
- a CDS encoding NucA/NucB deoxyribonuclease domain-containing protein has protein sequence MKGLAKNPGLRGNNGRILLDYDPSKSNARKRRYQATKNVVNPDPMQFDIDEFPYASTLQGGANAGTNIVRISENRQHSAYLGTFSGEDERRRSV, from the coding sequence ATGAAGGGATTAGCAAAGAATCCTGGTCTAAGAGGAAATAATGGACGAATTCTCCTAGATTATGATCCAAGTAAATCAAATGCAAGAAAGAGGAGATACCAAGCGACAAAAAATGTAGTTAATCCTGACCCTATGCAATTTGATATAGATGAGTTTCCTTATGCCTCAACTTTACAGGGCGGAGCAAATGCTGGTACAAATATCGTTAGGATAAGTGAAAATAGGCAACATAGCGCGTATCTAGGTACATTTAGTGGCGAAGATGAAAGAAGGAGATCAGTTTGA
- a CDS encoding SMI1/KNR4 family protein translates to MVFKEILFDFEECLKHNLNDVYNLLQPGISYSKISSSLNDIGIVNNKLIELYQWHNGINYNGETPVSRGNFFSNGQMLPLERALIHYDTHVSIKLWKNEYFPIFSNNSGDYILYDTNRDSSTFGMLLLFAPTVLLTPVPQTIYDSIESVFTTILACFRDGIYKYDKMNKELEIDFDLEGEISSKTNPRSDFWRK, encoded by the coding sequence ATGGTTTTTAAAGAAATATTATTCGACTTTGAAGAATGCCTTAAGCATAATCTGAATGATGTTTATAATCTTCTCCAACCTGGAATTAGCTATTCTAAGATAAGTAGTTCCTTAAACGATATAGGAATAGTAAATAATAAACTTATAGAACTTTATCAATGGCATAATGGGATTAATTATAATGGAGAAACACCAGTCAGCAGGGGTAATTTTTTTTCTAATGGTCAAATGTTGCCTTTAGAAAGAGCATTGATCCACTATGATACGCATGTAAGTATTAAATTATGGAAAAATGAATATTTTCCTATTTTTTCAAATAATAGCGGAGATTATATTCTTTATGATACTAATCGTGATAGTAGCACTTTTGGTATGTTGCTACTATTTGCTCCAACGGTGTTATTGACTCCGGTGCCACAAACAATTTATGATTCCATAGAAAGTGTTTTTACTACAATCTTGGCATGCTTCAGAGATGGTATATATAAGTATGATAAAATGAATAAGGAATTGGAAATAGATTTTGATCTTGAAGGGGAAATATCTTCAAAAACTAATCCAAGATCGGATTTTTGGAGGAAATAA
- a CDS encoding helix-turn-helix domain-containing protein, which produces MNTSKIIADLRDKKGWSQTDLADKREVSRVMIGKYERGEAVPSIDAAKKIADALEVSLDYLVGVGMNAKFDKKTLKRLEDLELLEEEKKRRKKYFMI; this is translated from the coding sequence ATGAACACAAGCAAAATCATCGCAGACTTAAGGGATAAAAAAGGATGGTCACAAACGGATCTCGCCGATAAAAGGGAAGTATCCAGGGTGATGATTGGAAAGTATGAACGTGGGGAAGCGGTACCTTCCATTGATGCCGCTAAAAAAATAGCGGATGCCCTGGAAGTAAGCCTTGATTATTTAGTGGGGGTAGGTATGAACGCCAAGTTTGATAAAAAGACCCTTAAAAGACTGGAAGACCTGGAGCTACTGGAAGAAGAGAAGAAGAGAAGAAAAAAGTACTTTATGATTTAA
- a CDS encoding helix-turn-helix domain-containing protein, translating into MIGKYEHGEAVPSIDVAKKIADALEVSLHYLVGEGMNTNFDKKTLKKLEDQRRKERSTLRFN; encoded by the coding sequence ATGATTGGAAAGTATGAACATGGGGAAGCGGTACCTTCCATTGATGTTGCTAAAAAAATAGCAGATGCCCTGGAAGTTAGCCTGCATTATTTAGTGGGGGAAGGTATGAACACCAATTTTGATAAAAAGACCCTTAAAAAACTGGAAGACCAAAGAAGAAAAGAAAGAAGTACTCTACGATTTAATTGA
- a CDS encoding SGNH/GDSL hydrolase family protein — protein sequence MQKLLFILLLVWSNTAMSQSALRLSSDTVKVAKAELVVQNSTKNIAGYLFNIDNGKTIFRKLGRSVQFKVGSPNFPNAGDSVYKNTDLANHTIKVWRNGLLQYQDNTDGVGVNTDSGKVVFRPALSANDRIYIEAFSGIDFSLNGASIDDGATKGVGKLGVTVFDNGDNTFTLRWATNAKTLYLKPNVYGLGASTLFGYGIDSPNKLGEKIFAWLSANTDEPSWTNLAVFGQTSRDLSQTADGGVVGHNIDTALNAHPDFIFVSLASNDAASDFTVEQSVAYYKKIDSLAKNQGIPIFWATTQPRSGLSAAKQTLLKRMADSIRTLWPDRYVEAFAKVVDSFATTDAVIKTEYGIGDGVHLNAAGVQFMANSLAERMQEYFKPIKGVRRYVIDTSNNQVNWAQFDEVFDQNTVKKTYIRPSKKELYFRVRPEYVNDTYADFSNIAKLKEYVIPPPPLIFDHRLLVDLGGDGVITLNGNNTTKDGKLTPSPDAQGKYWNNWIGDGTQAGFVSGAAINGLRTTVGNPTAIGMELIGLPQGTYGNAITKSMNFNGPTVGVEDYPMEALYDNMFLNTSINPNGIIVRLKGLSKTNTYYIKLWGARIDASARILEAKLGTEPWTASKRVDTRLLSGQSPNYNNAINLDGFTGVDSIDINMRVGAGSTFAHLSLMDIGIVGTLPIIPKVLLRDTTTTLSTMRLTGLVVTNGATVSEYEWKQLSGPNTAVIANPFDNATNISGLTNGTFRFKLTVGTTDGKFYSNEARVDVFPDNGGKKTLRVNFSKTAAMPIPGWFNVWGAVKDVFISATDPVTNWTVDNVNGSLTYWSPVGGNNASDTDGFSTDNNSGIIPDIALKSFWFNYSQRYVAGNENLQLSGLNPAKTYTLKLYASRTGDPEADVKYGCWRVNGGAELSQNAINNATNETVVTNVTPDANGKIRIAVVAPEGTSKGNTSFINALVLIEN from the coding sequence ATGCAAAAATTGCTATTTATCCTTTTACTGGTATGGAGTAATACTGCCATGTCCCAGTCTGCATTACGTTTAAGCAGCGATACCGTTAAGGTGGCTAAAGCCGAACTGGTTGTCCAGAATTCTACCAAAAATATTGCGGGCTATCTGTTTAACATTGATAACGGTAAAACGATCTTCAGGAAGCTGGGTAGAAGTGTACAATTTAAAGTGGGCAGCCCCAATTTTCCGAATGCGGGCGATTCGGTATACAAAAACACGGACCTGGCCAATCATACCATCAAGGTGTGGCGGAATGGTTTGTTGCAGTACCAGGATAACACAGATGGAGTAGGGGTGAATACGGATAGTGGGAAGGTGGTTTTTCGTCCTGCATTAAGTGCTAATGACAGGATTTATATAGAAGCATTTTCGGGGATTGACTTTTCTTTAAACGGAGCTTCGATTGATGATGGTGCCACTAAAGGGGTAGGGAAACTAGGAGTAACCGTCTTTGACAACGGCGATAATACCTTCACATTACGATGGGCTACCAATGCTAAAACGCTCTATCTGAAACCTAATGTATATGGTCTGGGGGCTTCTACCTTGTTTGGGTATGGGATAGACTCGCCTAATAAGCTGGGCGAAAAAATATTTGCCTGGCTGAGTGCGAATACGGATGAGCCCTCCTGGACAAACCTGGCTGTATTTGGGCAAACAAGCCGGGATTTATCACAAACGGCCGATGGAGGTGTGGTAGGGCATAATATCGATACGGCACTTAACGCGCATCCTGATTTTATTTTCGTTTCTCTGGCGTCTAATGATGCCGCTTCAGATTTTACAGTAGAACAGAGTGTGGCTTACTACAAAAAGATTGATAGTCTGGCTAAGAATCAGGGGATTCCAATATTTTGGGCCACTACGCAACCCAGGTCAGGATTGAGTGCGGCTAAACAAACATTGCTGAAAAGAATGGCAGATAGTATCCGCACGCTATGGCCTGACCGCTACGTAGAGGCTTTTGCTAAAGTCGTGGATTCTTTTGCTACTACAGATGCGGTAATAAAAACAGAATATGGTATTGGAGATGGGGTACACCTGAATGCGGCAGGCGTTCAATTTATGGCCAATAGCCTGGCAGAGCGTATGCAGGAATACTTTAAGCCGATTAAAGGGGTGCGGAGGTATGTTATTGATACTTCTAATAACCAGGTTAACTGGGCACAATTTGATGAAGTGTTCGATCAGAATACGGTTAAAAAAACTTATATCCGTCCAAGTAAGAAAGAACTGTATTTTAGGGTAAGACCGGAATATGTAAATGATACCTATGCCGACTTCTCCAATATTGCTAAATTAAAAGAATATGTGATTCCCCCTCCTCCTTTGATATTTGATCATAGGCTGCTGGTTGATTTGGGAGGGGATGGAGTGATAACATTAAATGGTAATAATACAACTAAAGATGGAAAACTAACCCCTTCTCCCGATGCACAGGGTAAATATTGGAATAACTGGATTGGTGATGGAACGCAGGCCGGTTTCGTAAGTGGGGCTGCTATTAATGGTTTAAGAACAACGGTAGGTAATCCTACCGCAATTGGTATGGAGCTGATAGGATTGCCACAGGGAACATATGGTAACGCAATTACAAAATCAATGAACTTCAATGGCCCCACCGTAGGGGTAGAGGATTATCCAATGGAGGCGTTGTATGATAATATGTTCCTGAATACTTCCATTAACCCTAATGGAATTATTGTCAGGTTAAAAGGGCTATCAAAGACCAATACTTATTACATTAAATTATGGGGGGCCAGGATTGATGCGTCAGCGAGAATACTGGAGGCTAAATTGGGGACTGAACCATGGACTGCCTCAAAAAGAGTAGATACCCGTTTGCTTTCCGGGCAGTCTCCAAACTATAATAATGCTATCAACCTGGATGGATTTACTGGTGTAGATTCGATAGATATTAATATGCGGGTAGGCGCAGGAAGTACTTTTGCGCATCTCAGCCTGATGGATATTGGTATTGTAGGTACTTTGCCAATAATACCAAAAGTATTGCTGAGGGATACTACTACCACCCTGAGTACCATGCGGCTGACTGGCCTGGTAGTTACAAATGGGGCTACTGTGAGTGAATATGAATGGAAACAGTTATCAGGTCCTAATACTGCAGTAATAGCCAATCCATTTGATAATGCTACCAATATCAGCGGTCTCACAAATGGCACTTTCCGGTTTAAGTTAACGGTGGGTACTACGGATGGAAAATTCTACAGCAACGAGGCCAGGGTAGATGTATTCCCTGATAATGGCGGAAAGAAAACATTAAGGGTTAACTTTTCCAAAACGGCGGCAATGCCTATTCCTGGATGGTTCAATGTATGGGGAGCGGTAAAAGACGTGTTCATTTCCGCTACTGATCCGGTAACTAATTGGACAGTGGATAATGTAAATGGCTCTTTAACTTATTGGAGCCCGGTTGGGGGGAATAATGCGTCCGATACTGATGGGTTTAGTACGGATAATAATAGTGGGATCATTCCGGATATTGCCCTGAAAAGTTTCTGGTTTAATTATAGTCAGCGGTATGTTGCCGGTAATGAAAATCTACAGTTATCAGGACTTAATCCCGCTAAAACTTATACACTCAAGTTATATGCATCGAGAACCGGAGATCCGGAGGCAGACGTAAAGTATGGTTGCTGGCGTGTGAATGGTGGAGCAGAATTATCACAGAATGCTATCAATAATGCAACGAATGAAACTGTGGTAACCAATGTTACCCCGGATGCAAACGGCAAAATACGTATTGCGGTAGTGGCACCGGAAGGCACCAGTAAAGGAAATACGTCCTTCATAAATGCCCTGGTGCTGATAGAAAACTAA